A single region of the Plantactinospora soyae genome encodes:
- a CDS encoding alpha/beta fold hydrolase has translation MHSVEVLPDGSCLRWVELPGSRPTRVYLHGLGASSAPYFTEAITHPALAGHHSLLIDLLGFGISDRPTDAPYTLEMHADVVARALRLVAVTEADVIAHSMGGAVATVLAARHPDLVRRLVLVDPPLDPVQHLPTTKRPGSSGIGVYPTEEEFLDHGWRETLQFVGPHWAATMRQAGPHALYRSAMSLLHGTVPTTRQHLETLSIPRALLYPAADGPRVDGDRLAAAGVTVVPIPDCGHNIMLDNTDAFAGAVRAALEDEPQRRLPAAETY, from the coding sequence ATGCATAGCGTTGAGGTTCTTCCCGACGGTTCCTGCCTCCGCTGGGTCGAGCTCCCTGGCAGCCGCCCGACCCGCGTCTACCTGCACGGCCTTGGGGCCAGCTCCGCGCCCTACTTCACCGAGGCGATCACGCACCCGGCCCTGGCCGGCCACCACTCACTCCTGATCGACCTGCTGGGCTTCGGCATCAGCGACCGGCCGACGGACGCGCCGTACACCCTGGAGATGCATGCCGACGTCGTGGCGCGCGCGCTCAGGCTGGTCGCGGTGACCGAGGCCGACGTGATCGCCCACAGCATGGGTGGCGCGGTGGCGACCGTCCTCGCCGCCCGCCACCCGGACCTCGTACGCCGGCTGGTCCTGGTCGACCCGCCGCTCGATCCGGTACAGCATCTGCCCACCACCAAACGCCCGGGCAGCTCAGGCATTGGCGTCTACCCGACCGAGGAAGAGTTCCTCGACCACGGCTGGCGCGAGACGTTGCAGTTCGTCGGACCGCACTGGGCGGCCACCATGCGGCAGGCCGGGCCACACGCGCTGTACCGCAGCGCCATGAGTCTCCTGCACGGCACCGTCCCGACAACGCGGCAGCACCTGGAGACGTTGTCGATCCCGCGCGCGCTGCTCTATCCGGCGGCCGACGGACCCCGCGTCGACGGCGACCGACTCGCGGCCGCAGGCGTCACGGTGGTGCCCATTCCCGACTGCGGGCACAACATCATGCTCGACAACACGGATGCCTTCGCCGGGGCGGTGCGGGCCGCGCTCGAAGACGAGCCGCAACGCCGCCTCCCGGCCGCCGAGACCTACTGA
- a CDS encoding alpha/beta hydrolase, translated as MKTRVVRVTDWTRPVPAVYREVRAATPEAPEGKPPLLFVPGFGHGAWVFAEHWLEHAASRAFPAHAVSLRGHGGSGPAPEATLRAYAHDVVQVAASLPRQAVLVGHGAGALVVAHALARYPARAGVLVAPVFGGWGTLGAALRRNPVGTLPAVFGGALRLNYRQLFSRELPDAAARDYASRLGRASSRAQWQLLRHRAPERAVGDPPLLVLGSPDDRVVPPAALTRTAGRYGAAPLLFPGMGHDMMLDARWREPIDAILDWLDKDLVR; from the coding sequence GTGAAAACCCGGGTGGTACGGGTGACCGACTGGACCCGTCCGGTGCCGGCGGTCTACCGCGAGGTACGCGCCGCCACGCCGGAGGCGCCCGAGGGCAAGCCGCCGCTGCTGTTCGTCCCCGGGTTCGGCCATGGTGCCTGGGTGTTCGCCGAGCACTGGCTCGAACACGCCGCGTCGCGGGCCTTTCCGGCGCACGCGGTGAGCCTGCGGGGGCACGGCGGCAGCGGCCCGGCGCCGGAGGCGACGCTGCGGGCGTACGCCCATGACGTGGTCCAGGTGGCGGCGAGCCTGCCCCGGCAGGCGGTGCTGGTGGGGCACGGCGCCGGTGCGCTCGTGGTGGCGCACGCGCTGGCCCGCTATCCGGCGCGGGCCGGGGTACTGGTCGCCCCGGTGTTCGGCGGCTGGGGGACGCTCGGCGCGGCGCTGCGCCGCAATCCCGTCGGTACGCTGCCGGCGGTCTTCGGCGGCGCGCTGCGGCTCAATTACCGCCAGTTGTTCAGCCGGGAGCTGCCGGACGCGGCGGCCCGGGACTACGCCAGCCGACTCGGGCGGGCGTCGTCGCGGGCCCAGTGGCAGTTGCTCCGGCACCGGGCGCCCGAGCGGGCCGTGGGTGACCCGCCGCTTCTCGTCCTCGGCAGCCCGGACGACCGGGTCGTACCGCCGGCGGCGCTGACCCGGACGGCCGGCCGGTACGGCGCGGCGCCGCTGCTGTTCCCCGGGATGGGCCATGACATGATGCTCGACGCCCGATGGCGGGAGCCCATCGACGCGATCCTCGACTGGCTGGACAAGGACCTGGTCAGGTAG
- a CDS encoding GNAT family N-acetyltransferase: MRIRSAVPDDAPAVVALRAVVYPYLVRGVESTRRMIAEPPPGEDWVPFVAEVDGQVVGWASAYRSITTSEPDFGEISLLHVHPEHRRRGAGDALFGAARQHLGRLGVRRVRAWALADSLDFARRHGFAPTREARYSALTLDPPPPGQSAPDGVRLVPLADLDDRRLYEAYVVASADEPDDVPADAISYETWRYEVWDHVALDKVASTAAVVDSEVVAFSLVKRDGERLWSDMTATMPHHRGRGLARLVKVAALRRAAERGATVAYTSNAESNAPMLAINARLGYRPVGTQFSCLATLA; the protein is encoded by the coding sequence GTGCGGATCCGATCTGCCGTGCCCGATGACGCTCCGGCGGTGGTGGCGCTGCGCGCGGTGGTCTACCCGTATCTCGTCCGAGGGGTGGAGTCGACCCGCCGGATGATCGCCGAGCCGCCGCCCGGCGAGGACTGGGTCCCGTTCGTCGCCGAGGTCGACGGGCAGGTCGTCGGCTGGGCCTCCGCCTACCGGAGCATCACCACCTCGGAGCCCGACTTCGGGGAGATCTCGCTGCTGCACGTACATCCGGAGCATCGGCGGCGCGGTGCCGGCGACGCGCTGTTCGGCGCGGCGCGACAGCACCTCGGCCGGCTCGGTGTCCGGCGGGTCCGGGCCTGGGCGCTGGCGGACTCGCTGGACTTCGCCCGGAGGCATGGCTTCGCGCCGACCCGGGAGGCGCGCTACTCGGCGCTGACGCTGGACCCGCCGCCGCCCGGACAGTCCGCACCGGACGGCGTCCGGCTGGTGCCGTTGGCGGACCTGGACGACCGGCGCCTCTACGAGGCGTACGTCGTGGCCAGCGCGGACGAGCCGGATGACGTGCCCGCCGACGCGATCTCCTACGAGACCTGGCGGTACGAGGTCTGGGATCACGTCGCGTTGGACAAGGTGGCCAGCACGGCCGCCGTGGTGGACTCGGAAGTCGTCGCGTTCTCACTGGTCAAACGGGACGGCGAGCGGCTGTGGTCGGACATGACCGCGACCATGCCGCACCACCGTGGCCGGGGACTGGCCCGGCTTGTGAAGGTGGCGGCTCTGCGCCGGGCCGCCGAGCGTGGCGCCACGGTCGCCTACACCTCCAACGCCGAGTCGAACGCGCCGATGCTCGCGATCAACGCGCGCCTGGGCTACCGACCGGTCGGCACCCAGTTCTCCTGCCTGGCGACCCTCGCCTGA
- a CDS encoding PadR family transcriptional regulator, with translation MLELAVLGFLYEQRLHGYELRMRIAALTGHVRPIADGTLYPLLKRMENAGLLSRELEPGQAAAPRHMLALTADGRTALLERLRAPDELFITDENRWFTLLAFLRHLEDAPAQAVVLRRRMHFLTQPASFFWDGDRPLRAADFDDPFRRGLFTIATATTRTELAWLRETLATLEED, from the coding sequence ATGCTGGAACTCGCAGTCCTCGGCTTTCTCTACGAGCAGCGGTTGCACGGCTACGAGCTGCGCATGCGCATCGCCGCGCTCACCGGGCACGTACGGCCCATCGCCGACGGCACGCTGTACCCGCTCCTCAAGCGGATGGAGAACGCCGGGCTGCTCAGCCGGGAACTCGAGCCGGGGCAGGCCGCCGCACCCCGGCACATGCTGGCGCTGACTGCCGACGGCAGGACGGCGCTCCTGGAGCGGCTACGCGCGCCGGACGAGCTTTTCATCACCGACGAGAACCGTTGGTTCACGCTGCTGGCCTTCCTGCGTCATCTGGAGGACGCGCCGGCGCAGGCTGTTGTCCTGCGACGCAGGATGCACTTCCTCACCCAGCCGGCCAGCTTCTTCTGGGACGGCGACCGGCCGCTGCGCGCCGCCGACTTCGACGATCCGTTCCGGCGGGGCCTCTTCACGATCGCTACGGCCACCACGCGTACCGAGCTGGCGTGGTTGCGCGAAACCCTGGCGACCCTGGAAGAGGACTGA
- a CDS encoding nucleotidyltransferase domain-containing protein, translating into MIHRDDVATALAAAKHLAGSCVAIIGAPVRSVILHGSLATGDFIPGRSDIDLLVIVDGTLPDEHVAALEDLVRRADPGGASGIDLHVVTEDVAGTPARVPPMELHVGRYDSLSIGVEVESRVAAAPDLPAELSMARADGRALVGVAPTDAIAPVPAEWIRERGRHWLTTWQSPTHDAAGAEDAEKVEDAEKAEDAEDAVDAEDAMHMVLTACRIWRYAVEGVHSAKVSAAGWALHRDPSLTAVRQAVHRYTTDPTAPIGAAGIARVLDTVLRDTAQVR; encoded by the coding sequence ATGATCCACCGTGACGACGTCGCGACGGCCCTGGCCGCCGCGAAACACCTCGCCGGGTCCTGCGTCGCCATCATCGGCGCCCCGGTCCGGTCGGTGATCCTGCACGGATCGCTCGCTACCGGCGACTTCATCCCCGGCCGGAGTGATATCGACCTGCTCGTCATCGTTGACGGCACGCTTCCCGACGAGCACGTCGCCGCGCTGGAGGACCTGGTTCGCCGGGCCGACCCCGGCGGTGCGAGCGGTATCGACCTGCATGTCGTGACCGAGGACGTCGCCGGCACGCCGGCCCGGGTGCCGCCGATGGAACTGCACGTCGGGCGATACGACAGCTTGTCCATCGGGGTCGAGGTCGAGTCGCGGGTGGCGGCCGCTCCGGACCTGCCGGCCGAACTGTCGATGGCCCGCGCCGACGGGCGCGCTCTGGTCGGGGTGGCGCCGACCGACGCGATCGCGCCGGTGCCGGCCGAGTGGATCCGGGAGCGCGGCCGGCACTGGCTGACGACGTGGCAGTCACCCACCCACGACGCGGCGGGCGCCGAAGACGCGGAGAAGGTCGAAGACGCGGAGAAGGCTGAAGACGCGGAGGACGCCGTCGATGCGGAGGATGCCATGCACATGGTGCTGACCGCCTGCCGGATCTGGCGCTACGCGGTCGAGGGGGTGCACTCTGCCAAGGTGTCGGCCGCCGGGTGGGCCCTTCACCGGGACCCGTCGCTGACGGCGGTCCGGCAGGCGGTGCATCGGTACACGACCGATCCCACCGCGCCGATCGGCGCAGCCGGGATAGCCCGGGTGCTGGACACCGTGCTGCGCGACACCGCCCAGGTGCGCTGA
- a CDS encoding flavin-containing monooxygenase encodes MSTFSDQESHEPSATLWRDGRPVYDRGSTVCVIGAGASGLTAIKNLKEYGFGADCYERETGVGGAWNWRHDRSPVYASTHLISSKPLTEFPDFPMPDNWPDYPHHSQLLSYLERYADHFDLRPHIWFGTEVVRVEPADSDRWDVTTRSTGGYGAERTSRYAAVVVANGHNWAPKLPAYEGLDEFRGQVIHASAYKDATQLRGKRVLVVGAGNTGCDIAVEAGQQAAKCWHSTRRGYWYAPKYAFGRPADQVGDAGGAYRLPLRVRQWMFHQILKLTVGDLTRFGLPRPDHKVFETHPIVNSHLVHSIGHGSITPVPDVSRFRRNSVTLVDGQEVEPDLVVLATGYLPRFEFLAPEVLGIDASGRPALYLNAFPRRHPTLAVAGLLQPDSGLFTMVHWQTVAIARWLRLRENAPDRARAFTARVDAEAGTRWHSAKVKESTRHWFEIGHIDYLRALQRTLDELEVSA; translated from the coding sequence GTGTCCACCTTCAGTGACCAGGAGAGCCACGAGCCGAGCGCGACCCTCTGGCGGGACGGGCGCCCGGTCTACGACCGGGGCAGCACGGTCTGCGTCATAGGCGCCGGGGCCAGCGGCCTCACCGCGATAAAAAACCTGAAGGAGTACGGCTTCGGCGCCGACTGCTACGAACGGGAGACCGGGGTCGGCGGGGCCTGGAACTGGCGGCACGACCGCAGTCCGGTCTACGCCAGCACCCACCTGATCTCGTCCAAGCCGTTGACCGAGTTCCCCGACTTCCCGATGCCGGACAACTGGCCGGACTATCCGCACCACAGCCAGTTGCTGTCCTATCTGGAGCGGTACGCCGACCACTTCGACCTGCGCCCGCACATCTGGTTCGGTACCGAGGTGGTGCGGGTCGAGCCCGCCGACTCCGATCGCTGGGACGTCACCACCCGCAGTACCGGCGGCTACGGTGCCGAGCGCACCTCCCGGTACGCCGCCGTGGTGGTGGCGAACGGGCACAACTGGGCCCCGAAGCTGCCGGCGTACGAGGGGCTGGACGAGTTCCGGGGTCAGGTGATCCACGCGTCGGCGTACAAGGACGCCACCCAGCTTCGCGGCAAGCGGGTACTGGTGGTGGGTGCGGGCAACACCGGCTGTGACATCGCCGTGGAGGCGGGTCAGCAGGCGGCCAAGTGCTGGCACTCGACCCGCCGTGGCTACTGGTACGCCCCGAAGTACGCCTTCGGCCGCCCCGCCGACCAGGTCGGTGACGCGGGCGGCGCGTACCGGTTGCCGCTGCGGGTACGGCAGTGGATGTTCCACCAGATCCTGAAACTGACCGTCGGTGACCTGACCCGGTTCGGGCTGCCCCGGCCGGACCACAAGGTCTTCGAGACCCATCCGATCGTCAACAGCCACCTGGTGCACTCCATCGGGCACGGCTCGATCACGCCGGTGCCGGACGTTTCCCGGTTCCGCCGGAACAGCGTGACCCTGGTCGACGGGCAGGAGGTCGAGCCGGACCTCGTCGTGCTAGCGACCGGCTACCTGCCCCGGTTCGAGTTCCTGGCCCCGGAGGTGCTCGGCATCGACGCCTCGGGGCGGCCCGCGCTCTACCTGAACGCGTTTCCCCGCCGGCATCCGACGCTCGCCGTCGCCGGCCTGCTCCAGCCCGACTCCGGCCTGTTCACGATGGTGCACTGGCAGACCGTGGCGATCGCCCGCTGGCTGCGGCTGCGCGAGAACGCGCCGGACCGGGCCCGCGCCTTCACCGCCCGGGTCGACGCCGAGGCCGGCACCCGGTGGCACTCCGCCAAGGTCAAGGAGAGCACCCGGCACTGGTTCGAGATCGGGCACATCGACTATCTGCGCGCCCTGCAACGCACGCTCGACGAGCTGGAGGTGTCAGCGTGA
- a CDS encoding alpha,alpha-trehalose-phosphate synthase (UDP-forming) produces MRQSSLVVVANRLPVDDSVAPDGACEWRRSPGGLVSALHPLLQHTPATWVGWAGGTGPAPMLADIDGVRMHSVPLARDDVRDHYEGFANSTLWPLYHDAVEQPVYHRRWWEAYQRVNQRFAEAAAEAAEPEAVVWVQDYHLQLVPGLLRAIRPDLRIGFFLHVPFPPPELFMQLPRRAELLRGMLGADLVGFQRAQAAHNFAQLATKVLQLPATDRRIAVGERVVRIGAFPVSIDMTEMEALSGRPDVAQRATRIRRDLGDPQHVILSVDRMDYTKGIEQRLKAYSELLATGHVKVRDTVMVQVAVPSRERVEQYQILRERVEREVGRINGEFGRVGEPAIHYLTQPFDRAELAALYRAADIMAVTPLRDGMNLVAKEYVAARVDDGGALLLSEFAGAAAEFPQAFLVNPHDLEGLKLTLMHALQATPADLNARMRSMREHLRVHDIRAWARSYLTSLDQTGNLVTQLTTT; encoded by the coding sequence ATGCGACAGAGTTCCCTCGTGGTGGTGGCCAATCGGCTGCCCGTCGACGACAGTGTGGCGCCGGACGGCGCCTGCGAATGGCGCCGCAGCCCCGGTGGGCTGGTCAGCGCCCTACATCCCCTCCTCCAACACACCCCCGCGACCTGGGTGGGCTGGGCCGGTGGCACCGGTCCCGCACCCATGCTCGCCGACATCGACGGCGTACGGATGCACAGCGTGCCGCTGGCCCGCGACGACGTACGCGACCACTACGAGGGCTTCGCCAACTCGACGCTCTGGCCGCTCTACCACGACGCGGTGGAGCAGCCGGTCTACCACCGTCGCTGGTGGGAGGCGTACCAGCGGGTCAACCAACGGTTCGCCGAAGCCGCCGCCGAAGCCGCCGAACCGGAGGCCGTGGTCTGGGTGCAGGACTACCACCTGCAACTCGTACCCGGCCTGCTCCGAGCCATCCGCCCCGACCTGCGGATCGGTTTCTTCCTGCACGTGCCCTTCCCACCGCCGGAACTGTTCATGCAGCTCCCCCGCCGGGCCGAACTGCTGCGCGGCATGCTCGGCGCCGACCTGGTCGGTTTCCAGCGGGCCCAGGCGGCGCACAACTTCGCGCAACTGGCGACCAAGGTGCTGCAACTGCCGGCCACCGACCGTCGGATCGCGGTCGGCGAGCGGGTGGTACGGATCGGCGCGTTCCCGGTCTCCATCGACATGACCGAGATGGAGGCGCTCTCCGGCCGCCCGGACGTGGCCCAGCGAGCCACCCGGATCCGGCGCGATCTCGGCGATCCGCAGCACGTGATCCTCAGCGTCGACCGGATGGACTACACCAAGGGCATCGAGCAGCGCCTGAAGGCGTACAGCGAGTTGCTCGCCACCGGACACGTCAAGGTCCGGGACACGGTGATGGTTCAGGTGGCGGTGCCGAGCCGGGAACGGGTCGAGCAGTACCAGATCCTGCGGGAACGGGTCGAGCGCGAGGTCGGACGGATCAACGGCGAGTTCGGCCGGGTCGGCGAACCCGCGATCCACTACCTCACCCAGCCGTTCGACCGGGCGGAACTCGCCGCCCTCTACCGGGCCGCCGACATCATGGCCGTGACGCCACTGCGGGACGGCATGAACCTGGTCGCCAAGGAGTACGTGGCCGCCCGGGTCGACGACGGCGGCGCGTTGCTGCTCAGCGAGTTCGCCGGGGCCGCCGCGGAGTTTCCGCAGGCATTCCTGGTCAACCCGCACGACCTGGAGGGCCTCAAGCTGACCCTGATGCACGCCCTACAGGCCACCCCGGCCGATCTGAACGCCCGGATGCGGTCGATGCGGGAACACCTGCGGGTGCACGACATCCGGGCCTGGGCCCGGTCCTACCTGACCTCGCTGGACCAGACTGGGAACCTGGTCACCCAACTGACCACGACCTGA